One Pectobacterium polaris DNA window includes the following coding sequences:
- a CDS encoding EamA family transporter, with the protein MSLKDALLALCVVVLWGVNFVVIKVGLNDMPPFLLAGLRFSLVALPAIFFVPFPRIPLKWLLAYGMTISFGQFGFLFLAIKLGMPAGIASLVLQAQAFFTLLVGAVLLSEKLRWNHVVGILVAALGMVVLAEGRTALQMSSGMTTTTLLLTLAAALSWAVGNIINKVIMSQNRDVRIMSLVVWGALVPVVPFFISSWLFEGRDAIVHSLTAIQLPTILSLVYLAFAATIIGYGIWGSLLARYETWRVAPLSLLVPVVGLVSAAVFLGEALSRLQIVGALLIMVGLLVNVFGARLRLWLRSQPL; encoded by the coding sequence ATGTCGTTGAAAGATGCGCTGCTTGCGCTTTGTGTTGTCGTGCTATGGGGCGTGAACTTCGTAGTGATCAAGGTTGGGCTGAACGACATGCCGCCTTTTTTACTGGCAGGGCTACGTTTTTCGCTGGTGGCGCTCCCGGCAATTTTCTTTGTTCCTTTCCCACGTATTCCCCTGAAATGGCTGCTCGCCTATGGCATGACAATCAGCTTTGGCCAGTTTGGCTTCCTGTTTTTAGCCATCAAACTGGGCATGCCTGCGGGAATTGCCTCGCTGGTGTTACAGGCTCAGGCCTTTTTTACGCTGCTGGTTGGCGCGGTCTTGCTGTCGGAAAAGCTGCGCTGGAATCACGTCGTCGGCATTCTGGTGGCGGCGCTAGGGATGGTGGTGCTGGCAGAAGGCCGCACAGCGCTGCAAATGTCATCCGGAATGACCACCACCACGCTGCTACTGACGCTGGCGGCGGCGCTGTCATGGGCGGTGGGCAACATCATCAATAAAGTGATCATGAGCCAAAACCGCGACGTGCGCATCATGTCGCTGGTGGTGTGGGGAGCGCTGGTGCCTGTCGTGCCGTTTTTCATCAGCTCCTGGCTATTTGAAGGTCGGGACGCGATTGTCCATAGTTTAACTGCCATCCAACTGCCGACGATTTTATCTCTGGTTTATCTGGCGTTTGCGGCAACCATTATTGGCTATGGGATTTGGGGAAGCCTGCTAGCGCGCTATGAAACCTGGCGTGTGGCACCTCTGTCGCTGCTGGTGCCGGTGGTTGGGTTGGTCAGCGCCGCTGTTTTTCTGGGCGAAGCGCTCTCGCGACTACAGATCGTGGGCGCGCTGCTGATTATGGTCGGCCTGTTGGTGAATGTGTTTGGTGCGCGGCTGCGTTTATGGCTGCGCTCCCAGCCGCTGTAG